The following proteins are co-located in the Zonotrichia albicollis isolate bZonAlb1 chromosome 1, bZonAlb1.hap1, whole genome shotgun sequence genome:
- the LOC102069093 gene encoding putative 2-ketogluconate reductase: protein MESQELPYVLVDCIGGRLGVYEDHLGFLKKRFHLITMKEYLENKTFLSKKIRAIYVWYHKPAINEELLQSLNNLKVVASAGVGIDHLDLKLLSSYGVKVSNTPFVVSTDTADMGMALMLASSRRLVEGHEMAVSPDTEYFPVDWLGAEVSGATLGIVGMGKIGYKVAERAKAFEMKILYHNRNQRKKEEESAVGAIYCKKIDDLLQQSDFVLLAATLTPQTHKLIGKRELELMKPTATLINISRGLIVDQDALVEALQNKVIKAAALDVTYPEPLPRDHPLLKLKNVIITPHIGSATKKTRWVMMEEMAESIEAGLAGLPIPREVLP, encoded by the exons ATGGAGAGTCAGGAACTGCCTTATGTGCTAGTTGACTGTATAGGAGGGAGACTTGGAGTATATGAAGACCATCTTGGATTTCTGAAGAAACGTTTTCATCTCATCACCATGAAAGAATATCTTGAAAACAAGACGTTTCTCAGCAAAAAGATCAGAGCTATCTATGTGTGGTATCACAAACCAGCTATTAATGaagagctgctccagagcttgAATAACTTGAAAGTAGTTGCAAGTGCTGGAGTGGGAATAGATCACTTGGATCTGAAACTCCTCTCCAGCTATGGTGTGAAGGTGTCCAATACTCCATTTGTTGTTTCCACTGACACTGCAGACATGGGGATGGCTTTGATGCTGGCATCTTCCAGGAGACTTGTGGAAG GCCATGAGATGGCAGTCTCCCCTGACACAGAGTATTTCCCCGTTGACTGGCTGGGGGCTGAGGTTTCTGGAGCAACCCTGGGAATCGTGGGAATGGGCAAAATTGGTTACAAAGTGGCTGAAAGAGCCAAAGCCTTTGAAATGAAGATTTTGTACCACAACAGAAATCAGAG aaaaaaggaagaagaaagtgcTGTTGGAGCTATTTACTGCAAGAAGATAGATGATTTGCTCCAGCAGTCAGATTTTGTATTATTGGCTGCAACCCTAACTCCACAGACACACAAACTGATTGggaagagggagctggagctgatgAAACCCACTGCTACTCTTATTAATATCAGCAGAG GTCTGATAGTGGATCAGGATGCTTTGGTGGAAGCCCTTCAAAACAAAGTTATTaaggcagctgctctggatGTGACATATCCTGAACCTTTGCCAAG GGATCACCCCTTGTTAAAGCTGAAGAATGTTATAATAACTCCTCACATCGGAAGTGCCACCAAGAAGACGCGCTGGGTTATGATGGAGGAAATGGCAGAGAGCATAGAGGCAGGCCTGGCGGGTCTTCCTATCCCTCGTgaggtgctgccctga